In Callospermophilus lateralis isolate mCalLat2 chromosome 19, mCalLat2.hap1, whole genome shotgun sequence, the following are encoded in one genomic region:
- the Sephs2 gene encoding selenide, water dikinase 2 yields MAETAVGACGEAMAALVTAEGASGPAGMSLGRGFSSYRPFDPQTLGFSPSWRLTGFSGMKGUGCKVPQETLLKLLAGLSRPDVRPQPGSGLVGGQEEAAQEAGLTSGTGPSPTFPFLSIGMDSCVIPLRHGGLSLVQTTDFFYPLVEDPYMMGRIACANVLSDLYAMGITECDNMLMLLSVSQSMNEEEREKVTPLMVKGFRDAAEEGGTAVTGGQTVVNPWIIIGGVATVVCQPNEFIMPDNAVVGDVLVLTKPLGTQVAANAHQWLDNPERWNKIKMVVSREEVELAYQEAMFNMATLNRTAAGLMHTFNAHAATDITGFGILGHSQNLAKQQRNEVSFVIHNLPIIAKMAAISKASGRFGLLQGTSAETSGGLLICLPREQAARFCSEIKSSKYGEGHQAWIVGIVEKGNRTARIIDKPRVIEVLPRGATAAALPPDNSNASSEPSS; encoded by the coding sequence ATGGCGGAGACCGCGGTGGGAGCCTGCGGAGAGGCGATGGCGGCGTTGGTGACCGCGGAAGGCGCCTCGGGCCCGGCGGGCATGTCTCTCGGCCGGGGCTTCTCGAGCTACCGGCCCTTCGATCCCCAGACGTTGGGCTTCAGCCCGAGCTGGCGGCTGACcggtttctccggcatgaagggttgAGGCTGCAAGGTCCCCCAGGAGACGCTGCTCAAACTCCTGGCGGGACTGTCACGGCCGGACGTGCGACCCCAGCCGGGCTCCGGCCTGGTTGGAGGCCAAGAAGAGGCGGCCCAGGAAGCTGGCCTGACCTCTGGGACAGGCCCCAGCCCAACTTTTCCATTCTTGAGTATTGGGATGGACTCCTGCGTCATCCCCCTGAGGCACGGAGGCCTATCACTGGTGCAGACCACGGACTTTTTCTACCCCTTGGTGGAAGATCCGTACATGATGGGGCGTATAGCTTGTGCAAATGTGCTGAGTGACCTCTACGCCATGGGCATTACTGAATGTGACAACATGTTAATGTTACTCAGTGTCAGCCAGAGTATGAATGAGGAAGAACGAGAAAAGGTAACACCACTCATGGTTAAAGGCTTTCGGGATGCTGCTGAGGAGGGAGGCACTGCAGTGACAGGTGGACAAACAGTGGTCAACCCTTGGATTATCATCGGGGGAGTTGCCACTGTGGTATGTCAGCCAAATGAATTCATAATGCCTGACAATGCAGTTGTAGGGGATGTACTCGTGTTAACCAAACCCTTAGGCACTCAAGTCGCCGCTAATGCCCACCAATGGCTGGATAATCCTGAAAGATGGAATAAGATAAAAATGGTGGTCTCTAGAGAAGAGGTAGAGCTGGCTTATCAGGAAGCTATGTTCAATATGGCTACCCTAAATAGAACTGCTGCCGGATTAATGCACACCTTTAATGCCCATGCAGCCACCGATATCACAGGCTTTGGCATTTTAGGACACTCTCAGAACCTCGCAAAACAACAAAGAAATGAGGTGTCCTTTGTCATTCATAATCTGCCGATCATTGCCAAGATGGCTGCCATCAGCAAGGCCAGTGGGCGATTTGGACTACTTCAAGGAACCTCAGCTGAAACCTCTGGGGGATTACTAATTTGTCTGCCAAGAGAACAGGCAGCTCGATTTTGCTCAGAAATAAAATCTTCCAAGTACGGAGAGGGTCACCAAGCATGGATCGTCGGCATCGTGGAAAAGGGAAACCGAACAGCCCGTATCATCGACAAGCCTCGAGTTATTGAGGTTCTACCTCGTGGGGCCACTGCTGCTGCTCTTCCTCCTGATAATTCCAACGCCTCCTCAGAGCCTAGCTCCTGA
- the Dctpp1 gene encoding dCTP pyrophosphatase 1 translates to MSSAGGDTQRDAGRKGTAAASGSFSFSPEPTLEDIRRLHAEFAAERDWDQFHQPRNLLLALVGEVGELAELFQWKSDAEPGPKAWPLRERAALQEELSDVLIYLVALAARCHVDLPQAVLSKMDTNRRRYPVHLSRGSARKYTDLSHGAISEDQTMGAADLAHESSSQTST, encoded by the exons ATGTCTAGTGCCGGAGGTGATACTCAGAGGGACGCTGGGAGAAAGGGTACTGCTGCTGCCTCCGGCTCATTCAGCTTCAGCCCGGAACCCACGCTGGAGGACAT CCGGCGTCTCCATGCAGAGTTTGCTGCAGAGCGGGACTGGGACCAGTTCCACCAGCCTCGGAACCTCCTACTGGCCTTGGTCGGGGAAGTGGGAGAGCTGGCAGAACTCTT TCAGTGGAAGTCTGATGCAGAACCTGGCCCCAAAGCCTGGCCCCTGAGGGAACGGGCAGCCCTTCAAGAAGAGCTTAGTGATGTCCTCATCTATCTGGTGGCATTAGCAGCCcgttgccatgtggatctgccccaaGCAGTGCTCTCCAAAATGGATACCAACCGGCGACGTTACCCCGTTCATCTGTCTCGTGGCTCAGCCCGCAAGTATACAGACTTGTCCCATGGGGCCATCTCTGAAGACCAGACTATGGGTGCTGCAGACCTTGCCCATGAGTCCTCAAGCCAGACCTCAACATAG